One genomic window of Mucilaginibacter sp. SJ includes the following:
- a CDS encoding cytochrome c oxidase subunit 3 gives MSTTVSQIDEVKTSPWSGGRSPFNVEYGKIMMWFFLLSDAFTFSSLLIAYGSLRFSASVWPGADKVFQSVPGLVDSGAPLVFVGLMTFILIASSVTMVLAVEAGHRNAKKEVVGWMIATVIGGFMFLGCQALEWGHLHHEGFWWGSVPPAEELKKLFTGGTEAVQHMTSQEFANLFFTITGFHGFHVFTGVIINIIITVNVLMGTYEKRGSYLMVEKVGLYWHFVDLVWVFVFTFFYLV, from the coding sequence ATGAGTACAACAGTTTCACAAATTGACGAAGTAAAAACTTCGCCCTGGTCGGGAGGAAGATCCCCGTTCAACGTGGAGTACGGAAAAATAATGATGTGGTTTTTCCTCCTTTCGGATGCGTTTACCTTTTCATCATTATTGATAGCTTACGGTTCATTGCGTTTCAGCGCAAGCGTATGGCCAGGTGCGGATAAAGTTTTTCAATCAGTACCCGGATTAGTTGATAGCGGTGCACCGCTTGTATTTGTGGGTTTAATGACCTTCATCCTCATTGCGAGTTCTGTTACTATGGTATTGGCTGTAGAGGCGGGCCATCGTAATGCTAAAAAAGAAGTAGTAGGCTGGATGATAGCTACAGTGATAGGCGGTTTCATGTTCCTTGGTTGCCAGGCTTTGGAATGGGGGCATTTGCACCATGAGGGCTTCTGGTGGGGAAGTGTTCCGCCTGCCGAAGAACTTAAAAAGTTATTTACCGGCGGTACCGAAGCTGTGCAGCATATGACTTCGCAGGAGTTTGCTAACCTCTTCTTTACCATCACAGGTTTCCACGGTTTCCACGTATTTACAGGTGTTATTATCAACATTATTATTACAGTAAACGTGTTAATGGGCACATACGAAAAACGCGGCAGTTATTTAATGGTTGAAAAGGTTGGTTTGTACTGGCACTTTGTAGACCTTGTTTGGGTATTCGTATTTACATTCTTTTACTTAGTTTAA
- a CDS encoding cytochrome c oxidase subunit 3 produces MMARMEQDNDRLNLGAKKFNMWIFIFTSFMLFAAFTSGFIVYSGGSGHGLNVIMPQSFLYSTIVIVLSSGTLFLASRAAKALQFDKQKLYLWITLGLGLAFFVLQIYACYVLTYKMQIYFVDPNASRSFVYVFVGAHLIHIFAALLLLINTLIGTYRNIPQVRNMFKMELTSIFWHFLDIIWIYLYVFLLLNHN; encoded by the coding sequence ATGATGGCAAGGATGGAACAAGATAACGACAGGCTGAACCTTGGTGCCAAAAAGTTTAATATGTGGATTTTCATATTCACGTCGTTTATGCTTTTTGCGGCTTTTACCAGTGGCTTTATCGTTTATTCGGGCGGTAGCGGTCATGGCTTAAACGTGATTATGCCGCAATCGTTTTTGTATAGTACTATTGTTATAGTATTAAGCAGCGGCACGTTGTTTTTAGCGTCGCGGGCTGCTAAGGCATTGCAGTTTGACAAACAGAAGCTGTATTTATGGATCACATTAGGTTTAGGACTGGCATTTTTTGTCCTGCAGATCTACGCTTGCTATGTGTTGACCTACAAAATGCAGATCTATTTTGTTGATCCTAATGCTTCGCGCTCGTTTGTTTACGTTTTTGTCGGCGCGCATTTAATACACATTTTTGCCGCCTTGTTATTGCTAATAAATACACTTATAGGTACATACCGTAATATCCCTCAGGTAAGGAATATGTTTAAGATGGAACTAACTTCCATTTTCTGGCATTTTCTCGATATTATATGGATTTATCTCTATGTTTTTTTACTTTTGAATCATAATTAA
- the nrfD gene encoding NrfD/PsrC family molybdoenzyme membrane anchor subunit — MASHSESIIREPLITGKDITYKKITDDVLRPVENMPGKAWWIGFSVASLGASLWVFAISWTFWFGLGEWGLNKTVGWAWDITGFVWWVGIGHAGTLISAVLLLFRQNWRNSINRSAEAMTIFAVICAATYIAAHMGRPWMAVYSLPLPNQYGSLWVNWNSPLIWDVFAISTYFSVSLVFWYTGLLPDIATIRDRAEGIRRRIYSILSFGWTGSVKTWQRFETVSLILAGVSTPLVLSVHTIVSMDFATSLEPGWHTTIFPPYFVAGAIFSGFAMVQTLLLIARKVLGLENYITMFHIESMNKIIMLTGSIVGVAYLTELFIAFYSQNEYEQYAFANRIAGPYWWAYWSMMTCNVITPQLFWFKKIRTNIPLSWVLSIVVNIGMWFERFVIIVTSLHRDFIPSSWAMFYPTWVDVSVFIGSIGVFFTMFLLFIRVLPSVAMAEVKLLLKSSSEQAKKKLMDEGHVVPAEAEFYIASLEKFDSVEQSEYLKA; from the coding sequence ATGGCATCTCATAGTGAATCAATAATAAGGGAACCGTTAATTACGGGTAAGGACATCACGTATAAAAAAATTACGGATGATGTATTACGCCCTGTAGAAAATATGCCGGGTAAAGCCTGGTGGATCGGCTTTAGTGTAGCCTCGCTTGGCGCCTCGCTTTGGGTTTTCGCTATCAGCTGGACCTTCTGGTTCGGTTTGGGCGAATGGGGCCTGAACAAAACAGTAGGATGGGCATGGGACATTACCGGTTTCGTATGGTGGGTAGGTATCGGTCACGCCGGTACGCTTATCTCGGCGGTATTGTTGCTGTTCCGTCAAAACTGGCGTAACTCCATCAACCGCTCGGCCGAGGCGATGACGATTTTCGCCGTAATTTGTGCGGCTACTTATATCGCCGCTCACATGGGCCGTCCATGGATGGCTGTTTATTCATTACCGTTGCCAAATCAATACGGCTCGTTATGGGTAAACTGGAACTCACCGCTTATCTGGGACGTATTTGCGATATCAACATACTTCTCGGTTTCATTGGTATTCTGGTATACAGGTTTATTACCCGATATCGCTACCATCCGTGACCGTGCAGAAGGCATCCGCCGCCGTATCTATTCGATACTGTCATTCGGCTGGACAGGTTCAGTAAAAACCTGGCAGCGTTTTGAAACAGTGTCATTGATCCTGGCAGGTGTTTCAACCCCACTGGTACTTTCGGTACACACCATCGTATCAATGGACTTTGCAACTTCATTGGAACCAGGATGGCACACCACCATCTTCCCTCCATACTTCGTTGCCGGTGCGATCTTCTCGGGTTTCGCCATGGTACAAACCCTGTTGCTTATTGCACGTAAGGTTTTAGGCTTGGAAAACTACATCACCATGTTCCACATCGAATCAATGAACAAGATCATCATGTTAACAGGTTCGATAGTAGGTGTGGCTTACTTAACAGAGTTGTTCATCGCTTTCTACTCACAAAACGAGTATGAGCAATATGCTTTCGCAAACCGTATCGCCGGTCCGTACTGGTGGGCTTACTGGAGCATGATGACCTGTAACGTAATCACTCCGCAGTTGTTCTGGTTCAAAAAGATCCGTACCAACATTCCGCTGTCATGGGTATTATCAATTGTGGTTAACATCGGTATGTGGTTTGAGCGTTTCGTAATTATCGTTACCTCATTGCACCGCGACTTTATACCATCAAGCTGGGCTATGTTCTATCCAACCTGGGTTGACGTGAGCGTGTTCATCGGTTCAATTGGTGTATTCTTTACCATGTTCCTGTTGTTCATCAGGGTATTACCTTCAGTGGCTATGGCCGAGGTGAAATTACTGCTGAAAAGCTCAAGCGAGCAGGCTAAGAAGAAACTTATGGACGAAGGCCATGTTGTACCTGCCGAAGCAGAGTTTTACATCGCTTCGCTGGAGAAATTTGATAGTGTTGAACAGTCTGAATACTTAAAAGCATAA
- a CDS encoding cytochrome c oxidase subunit I: MSTLAVHDHAGTHHDEHGHEHHHDQSFLSKYVFSMDHKMIAKQFLITGITMAVIAMILSILFRIQLAYPDKTFPLLTTLLGRFAPNGRISPDFYLALVTIHGTIMVFFVLTAGLSGTFANLLIPLQVGARDMASPFMNMLSYWFFFLASVIMLSSFFVQKGPASGGWTIYPPLSALPKAMPGSGEGMTLWLISMVLFVASSLMGGINYVSTVLNMRTKGMDLWKMPLTIWALFLTAILGILAFPVLVAGVVLLIFDRSVGTSFYLSDIVLNGVQQPFEGGSPILFQHLFWFLGHPEVYIVIMPAMGISSEVMSVNSRKPIFGYHAMVYSLIGITVLSFIVWGHHMFVTGMNPFLGGVFMITTLIIAVPSAVKTFNWLATLWRGNIRFTPAMLFAIGMVSFFISGGLTGIFLGNAALDINLHDTYFVVAHFHLVMGSAAIFGMLAGVYHWFPKMFGRMMDEKLGYLHFWLTFICAYLVFFPMHFMGLDGVPRRYYAFTEFASMQKWLTINTFVTWAAIIAALTQFGFLYNFFVSIFKGQKATQNPWESNTLEWTTPVEHLHGNWPGEIPTVYRWPYDYSKPGAEEDYIPQTVPYSQTMSSNLPHDFEDNPAGLEELNKFTSTLKANEQVK, encoded by the coding sequence ATGTCAACATTAGCAGTTCACGACCACGCAGGAACCCACCACGACGAACACGGTCACGAACACCACCATGACCAATCATTCCTGTCTAAATATGTATTTAGCATGGACCACAAGATGATTGCCAAGCAATTCCTGATTACAGGTATTACTATGGCGGTTATCGCAATGATTTTGTCAATCCTGTTTAGGATCCAACTTGCTTACCCTGATAAAACATTCCCGCTGTTAACAACTTTGTTAGGTCGTTTTGCACCTAACGGACGTATTAGCCCCGATTTTTACCTTGCTTTGGTTACCATACACGGTACCATCATGGTATTCTTTGTACTAACTGCCGGGTTGAGCGGTACTTTTGCCAACTTATTAATTCCCTTGCAGGTAGGTGCACGTGATATGGCTTCTCCATTCATGAACATGCTTTCATACTGGTTCTTCTTCTTGGCCAGCGTTATCATGTTGTCATCTTTCTTTGTACAAAAAGGCCCTGCCAGCGGTGGCTGGACAATCTATCCCCCGTTATCAGCATTGCCAAAAGCAATGCCGGGTTCAGGTGAGGGTATGACCCTTTGGCTGATCAGTATGGTATTGTTTGTTGCGTCATCATTAATGGGCGGTATCAACTACGTGAGTACCGTATTAAACATGCGTACAAAAGGGATGGACCTTTGGAAAATGCCTTTAACTATCTGGGCTTTATTTCTTACCGCTATATTAGGTATCCTTGCTTTCCCGGTTTTAGTTGCCGGTGTAGTATTGTTGATATTTGATCGCAGCGTTGGTACAAGTTTCTATTTATCTGACATCGTATTAAACGGCGTACAGCAACCATTTGAAGGTGGTAGCCCGATCCTGTTCCAGCACTTGTTCTGGTTCCTTGGTCACCCGGAGGTATATATCGTGATCATGCCTGCGATGGGTATCTCATCTGAGGTAATGTCGGTAAATTCACGGAAACCGATCTTCGGTTACCATGCGATGGTTTATTCTCTGATCGGTATCACTGTATTATCGTTCATTGTATGGGGCCACCACATGTTTGTTACCGGGATGAACCCGTTCCTTGGCGGTGTGTTCATGATCACTACATTGATCATTGCGGTGCCATCGGCGGTAAAAACATTTAACTGGTTAGCGACGCTATGGCGCGGTAATATCAGGTTTACACCTGCTATGTTGTTCGCCATCGGCATGGTATCATTCTTTATCTCTGGTGGCTTAACAGGTATCTTCCTGGGTAACGCTGCTTTGGATATCAACTTACACGACACTTACTTTGTTGTTGCCCACTTCCACTTAGTAATGGGTTCTGCAGCTATATTTGGTATGCTTGCTGGTGTTTACCACTGGTTCCCTAAAATGTTCGGCCGTATGATGGACGAGAAATTAGGTTACCTGCACTTCTGGTTAACGTTTATCTGCGCTTACCTGGTATTTTTCCCTATGCACTTTATGGGTCTTGACGGTGTACCGCGAAGGTACTATGCGTTCACGGAATTTGCTTCAATGCAAAAATGGTTAACGATCAACACATTTGTAACCTGGGCTGCTATTATCGCTGCACTTACACAATTCGGTTTCCTTTATAACTTCTTTGTGTCAATATTTAAAGGACAAAAGGCGACTCAAAACCCATGGGAGTCAAATACACTGGAGTGGACTACCCCTGTTGAGCACCTGCATGGCAACTGGCCGGGCGAAATCCCAACTGTTTATCGTTGGCCATATGATTACAGCAAACCGGGAGCCGAAGAGGATTACATCCCTCAAACTGTTCCTTACTCGCAAACAATGAGCTCAAACCTTCCTCATGATTTTGAAGATAATCCTGCAGGTTTGGAAGAACTTAATAAGTTTACAAGTACACTGAAAGCAAACGAACAAGTAAAATAA
- a CDS encoding DUF3341 domain-containing protein, translated as MSSTKYILGVFDDPDEMMHGIDKLQKNSVPIYDVYTPMPIHGIEAKLNIKDSRLGYAAFMFGCLGGTIMFSMVYYMLVHDWPINIGGKNFFAIPDFIPVTFEWTVLWTSFGMTFTFFFASHLFPGRAPRVMDLRATDDKFVIAINAKGNIPHDDITNLLKEAGATEVKHNDRKYVSYE; from the coding sequence ATGAGTAGCACTAAATATATATTAGGCGTTTTTGATGATCCCGATGAAATGATGCACGGGATTGATAAGCTGCAAAAGAACAGCGTTCCTATTTATGACGTTTATACGCCTATGCCTATTCACGGCATTGAGGCTAAATTAAATATCAAGGATTCGCGTTTAGGTTATGCGGCATTTATGTTCGGTTGTTTGGGCGGTACTATTATGTTCAGCATGGTTTACTATATGCTGGTTCATGACTGGCCTATCAACATCGGTGGAAAAAACTTTTTTGCTATCCCGGATTTTATCCCGGTTACATTTGAGTGGACTGTATTGTGGACTTCGTTCGGTATGACATTTACTTTCTTCTTCGCAAGTCACCTGTTCCCGGGTCGTGCCCCAAGGGTAATGGACCTGCGTGCAACTGATGATAAATTTGTAATTGCAATTAATGCTAAAGGAAACATTCCTCACGACGATATAACTAATTTACTAAAAGAAGCGGGCGCTACAGAAGTTAAGCATAACGATAGAAAATATGTTAGCTATGAATAA
- a CDS encoding cytochrome C oxidase subunit IV family protein, with translation MSAESHEIHHDGDHETMSRKRIWQVAGILTVITCIEFFIALVCVPKGILPIQYANPVYIVLTLLKAFYIVAYFMHLKFEKMGLILSIAIPVIFIIGLILVLTNESHHWVDLR, from the coding sequence ATGTCAGCAGAATCGCACGAAATTCATCACGATGGTGATCATGAAACCATGAGCAGAAAGCGGATATGGCAGGTTGCAGGTATCTTAACTGTTATTACCTGTATTGAATTCTTTATCGCGCTTGTATGTGTGCCTAAAGGAATTCTTCCGATACAGTATGCCAACCCTGTATATATCGTTTTAACCTTGCTTAAAGCATTTTATATAGTTGCATATTTCATGCACTTGAAGTTTGAGAAAATGGGTCTCATATTGTCAATAGCAATTCCGGTAATATTTATAATCGGTTTAATCCTGGTACTTACAAACGAAAGCCACCACTGGGTTGACCTGAGGTAA
- a CDS encoding c-type cytochrome: MLAMNKIKILGTIVTIIAASIVFTSCKDKRSTGWEYAPNMYEHLAYDPDQKNNNFKDGKTAQLPPAGTIPVGFTKFDYPNTKEGYELASVEVKTVLAQTQANYAEGKILFEHFCSPCHGVDGQGDGLVVQHGYPAPPSYSKGQSSRGGNMKDLTDGKIYHTITYGVNAMGSYASQLAPEERWKVIMYVHHLQTL, from the coding sequence ATGTTAGCTATGAATAAAATTAAAATATTAGGAACAATAGTTACTATTATCGCAGCTTCGATAGTATTTACATCGTGCAAGGATAAAAGAAGCACCGGTTGGGAGTATGCACCTAATATGTACGAGCATTTGGCATACGATCCGGATCAAAAAAATAATAATTTTAAAGATGGTAAAACCGCTCAGTTGCCGCCTGCGGGAACTATACCGGTTGGCTTTACCAAATTTGATTATCCAAATACCAAAGAAGGTTATGAATTAGCCAGTGTCGAGGTTAAAACGGTACTGGCCCAAACCCAGGCTAATTACGCCGAAGGTAAGATTTTGTTTGAGCACTTCTGCTCACCTTGCCACGGTGTCGATGGTCAGGGCGATGGCTTAGTGGTACAGCATGGTTATCCGGCCCCTCCATCATATTCAAAAGGCCAGTCATCGCGCGGTGGCAACATGAAAGACCTTACAGACGGTAAAATTTATCATACCATCACTTACGGTGTAAATGCAATGGGGTCATACGCTTCTCAGCTTGCTCCCGAAGAACGCTGGAAAGTGATCATGTATGTTCACCATTTACAAACCTTATAA
- a CDS encoding quinol:cytochrome C oxidoreductase, which produces MKTHNNFDGQYEFVGKAKTWSLICIVIGLVAILGGFALGYTERTFANLLLMTYYFAAVCMCGIFFCAVQYAAQAGWSASMIRIPQAFGKVLPIAAITLIVVVIAGFSLTHTITSEEGKQVVAPYLYKIWAAVGVTDPHSENYNAVIAGKAGYMNKVGFVIRLICFLGSYCIFGRLLAKYSEAEDEVGGMFYYKKSFNMSCLFLVIFGFTTPIYAFDTIMSLEAEWFSTMFGWYNFAAMWVAGLSVITLTLIRLKRIGYFEWVSEDHMHSLTKFIFGFSIFWTYVWFAQFLLIYYANIPEETVYFFKRWEPEFKPWFWINIVVNFLAPLLVFMSRDSKRVYRTVEIMCIILIVGHWLDYFMMIMPGTVGPTSSWLTEIGPIEVGVFLGFGGLFTFTAMTALTKFKSLVPKKHPFLQESLHHHI; this is translated from the coding sequence ATGAAGACTCATAATAATTTTGACGGGCAATATGAATTTGTCGGCAAAGCCAAAACATGGAGCTTGATATGCATCGTGATTGGTTTGGTTGCCATACTGGGTGGCTTTGCGCTTGGCTATACTGAGCGTACATTTGCCAACCTGTTGCTAATGACCTATTACTTTGCTGCGGTTTGTATGTGCGGTATTTTCTTTTGCGCTGTACAGTATGCTGCACAAGCAGGTTGGTCTGCTTCAATGATCAGGATTCCTCAGGCTTTCGGCAAGGTTTTGCCAATTGCTGCAATTACACTAATTGTAGTAGTGATCGCCGGGTTTTCATTAACTCATACAATTACCAGCGAAGAAGGCAAGCAGGTTGTTGCCCCTTATTTATATAAAATTTGGGCGGCTGTTGGTGTCACTGATCCTCATAGCGAAAATTACAATGCTGTTATAGCAGGTAAAGCTGGATATATGAACAAAGTTGGATTTGTAATCCGTTTGATTTGTTTCCTGGGTTCATATTGCATATTTGGTCGTTTATTGGCTAAATATTCTGAGGCAGAGGACGAAGTTGGTGGCATGTTCTACTATAAAAAGAGCTTCAACATGTCATGCTTGTTCCTGGTGATTTTTGGCTTTACAACGCCAATATATGCTTTTGATACTATCATGTCATTAGAGGCCGAGTGGTTTTCTACCATGTTTGGCTGGTATAATTTTGCTGCCATGTGGGTAGCTGGGTTGTCAGTTATCACACTTACATTAATCAGGTTAAAACGTATTGGTTACTTTGAATGGGTTTCAGAAGATCATATGCATAGCTTAACCAAGTTTATCTTCGGTTTCTCTATCTTCTGGACCTACGTTTGGTTTGCTCAGTTCCTTTTAATTTATTATGCTAACATACCTGAAGAAACAGTATACTTCTTTAAAAGGTGGGAACCTGAATTTAAGCCATGGTTCTGGATTAACATTGTTGTTAACTTCCTTGCTCCTTTATTGGTATTCATGTCTCGTGATTCTAAACGTGTTTACCGTACAGTTGAAATTATGTGTATCATCCTGATTGTTGGTCACTGGCTTGATTATTTTATGATGATTATGCCTGGTACCGTTGGTCCAACTTCATCATGGTTAACTGAAATAGGCCCTATTGAAGTAGGTGTATTTTTAGGCTTTGGAGGTTTATTTACCTTCACTGCAATGACAGCTTTAACCAAGTTCAAATCGTTGGTTCCTAAAAAACACCCGTTCTTACAGGAAAGCCTTCATCATCACATATAA
- the cyoE gene encoding heme o synthase, giving the protein MKWADFSKLIKTRLTSLVVFSASISFLIGSRANGHIVWIDWVKLIIGGFLVTSAANAFNEIIEKDLDKLMKRTMDRPIPSGKMTTGQALVLGLGMGMAGTYLLGSLNLLTGLLSVFSILLYAFAYTPLKRKSGIAAVFVGAIPGALPPLIGYVAAQVHGRIDEIALILFSIQFIWQFVHFWAIAWVLDDDYKLAGFRLLPSGKRDLTSAVITFIFAIVLVPVSLLPTFYGYGGYWVGGVSLICSLIFLYQSFMLLRTRQIPEARKLMFGSFFYLPVVQIMFLVDFIVK; this is encoded by the coding sequence GTGAAATGGGCTGATTTTTCGAAACTGATTAAAACGAGACTTACCTCTTTGGTAGTGTTTTCGGCGTCAATATCATTTTTAATAGGGAGCCGTGCCAATGGCCATATTGTTTGGATTGATTGGGTAAAGCTTATTATAGGTGGTTTCCTGGTTACATCGGCAGCTAATGCTTTTAACGAGATCATCGAAAAAGATCTTGATAAGCTAATGAAGCGTACAATGGACAGGCCAATCCCTTCAGGCAAAATGACTACCGGGCAGGCATTGGTATTGGGTTTGGGCATGGGTATGGCAGGTACTTATTTGTTAGGCAGCTTAAACCTGTTAACCGGCTTACTATCTGTATTTTCAATTTTATTGTATGCATTTGCATATACGCCTTTAAAACGCAAGTCGGGAATTGCGGCAGTTTTTGTTGGTGCTATCCCCGGAGCATTGCCGCCGCTTATTGGGTATGTAGCTGCACAAGTGCACGGGAGGATCGATGAAATAGCTTTGATCCTGTTCTCTATCCAGTTTATCTGGCAGTTTGTTCATTTCTGGGCTATTGCATGGGTTTTGGATGATGATTACAAGCTGGCAGGTTTTCGCTTGCTGCCCTCAGGCAAAAGAGATTTAACAAGTGCGGTAATTACATTTATATTTGCCATTGTTTTGGTCCCCGTAAGTTTATTGCCAACCTTTTATGGTTACGGTGGTTACTGGGTAGGCGGTGTATCACTGATATGCAGCCTGATATTTTTATACCAGTCATTTATGCTGCTGCGTACAAGGCAAATACCCGAAGCGCGTAAATTAATGTTCGGCTCGTTTTTTTACTTGCCGGTAGTTCAGATAATGTTTTTAGTAGATTTTATAGTTAAGTGA
- a CDS encoding cytochrome c oxidase subunit II: MGFRKLINSKKLLSFFAAFMLLGTNLLMAQTAAAGAAQEEAPKVDWTGVAYYVAIFFLICLGVAIVGKILKIYDLTLKMQGKKGIKWNSIMAVICIIFLVVGLYGAYWSFTEQGSMTLPEAASAHGVKIDEMFTVTTVLTMIVFFITQILLFGFLFQYRHSDKRRAHFLPHNNTIEKVWTIAPAIVLTILVVFGFFTWQKIMNSENLKDDINIDVTGHQFAWELRYPGKDGILGPKDFRLVTGANNLGVNFKKKSSFDDLKVDTMYLPVNKSIRLNILAQDVIHSVYMPHFRVQLNAVPGLPTFFKFTPTITTAEMRTKLDDPKFEYTLYCNKICGGSHYNMQKVVRVVSEAEYQSWLSRQKPYLNDALRKELHFAAANNEQSGASTNRLALNN, from the coding sequence ATGGGATTCAGAAAACTAATAAATTCTAAAAAACTACTATCGTTCTTCGCTGCGTTTATGCTTCTGGGCACAAACCTGCTGATGGCGCAAACTGCGGCCGCCGGTGCGGCCCAGGAAGAAGCCCCTAAGGTTGACTGGACCGGGGTGGCGTATTATGTTGCTATATTTTTCCTTATTTGCTTGGGCGTTGCTATTGTTGGCAAGATCCTTAAGATCTACGATCTTACCTTGAAAATGCAGGGTAAAAAAGGCATCAAATGGAACAGCATAATGGCGGTGATTTGCATCATTTTCCTTGTTGTTGGTCTTTATGGCGCTTACTGGTCATTTACCGAACAAGGTAGCATGACTTTACCTGAAGCTGCTTCAGCCCATGGGGTTAAAATAGATGAGATGTTTACCGTCACTACTGTTTTAACAATGATAGTGTTTTTTATTACCCAGATTTTGCTATTTGGATTCCTGTTTCAATACCGTCATTCTGATAAACGCCGTGCACACTTCCTGCCACACAATAATACCATCGAAAAAGTTTGGACAATTGCCCCTGCTATTGTGTTGACTATCCTCGTTGTGTTTGGTTTCTTTACTTGGCAGAAGATCATGAATAGTGAAAATCTTAAGGATGATATCAATATCGATGTAACCGGTCATCAGTTTGCCTGGGAATTACGGTACCCTGGTAAAGATGGTATATTAGGCCCTAAAGATTTTCGTTTGGTTACAGGTGCAAACAATTTGGGTGTTAACTTCAAAAAGAAAAGCAGTTTTGATGATTTAAAGGTAGATACTATGTACTTACCGGTTAATAAATCAATCAGGTTAAATATCCTTGCACAGGATGTGATCCATAGCGTTTATATGCCGCACTTCAGGGTTCAGTTGAATGCGGTACCTGGTTTACCAACCTTCTTTAAATTTACCCCGACTATTACTACCGCAGAGATGCGCACAAAATTAGACGACCCTAAATTTGAATATACCCTTTATTGTAACAAAATATGTGGTGGAAGCCACTACAACATGCAAAAAGTTGTACGTGTTGTTTCTGAAGCCGAATATCAGTCATGGCTGTCAAGGCAAAAGCCTTACCTTAATGATGCTTTAAGAAAAGAGCTTCATTTCGCGGCAGCAAACAATGAGCAAAGCGGTGCTTCAACAAATAGGTTAGCGTTAAATAATTAA
- a CDS encoding COX15/CtaA family protein produces MSTAAKNRFQKINITTIVLLFVLILAGGVVRSSGSGMGCPDWPKCFGRYIPPTDVNDLPKDYKQKYVAKRVEKNQRFAKTLDVFGYSDLAKRIREDRSILVPEEFNAGKTWTEYINRLIGALSGLFLLLSVIFSFSYWKTDKRIAILSIFNLVLVGFQAWLGSIVVSTNLIAWIVTVHMLLALAILAICIYTYHVARISGKNTSGSSPLVYIITLAALFISILQIAFGTEVREKIDAVANHFQGGYRKDWITNAGEIFQHHRDLAVLVLVLNVALFVLIRRGFNRHSIQQQLMSFTFLMITLQIVTGILLSYLALPPVAQAAHIVLASLIFGAQFYLLLNLFKGVKGREVSR; encoded by the coding sequence ATGAGCACAGCCGCAAAAAATAGGTTTCAAAAGATCAATATTACAACCATTGTTCTGCTCTTTGTTTTGATTCTTGCCGGTGGTGTTGTACGTAGCTCAGGTTCAGGCATGGGATGCCCCGACTGGCCAAAGTGTTTCGGAAGGTATATTCCGCCTACCGATGTGAACGATCTTCCGAAGGATTATAAACAGAAATACGTAGCCAAGCGGGTTGAAAAGAACCAGCGTTTTGCAAAAACGCTTGATGTATTTGGATACAGTGATCTGGCTAAGCGCATCCGTGAAGACCGGTCTATTCTTGTGCCTGAGGAGTTTAATGCAGGCAAAACATGGACTGAGTATATAAACCGCCTTATCGGTGCTTTATCGGGTCTTTTCTTGCTGCTTTCGGTGATATTCTCTTTCAGCTATTGGAAAACAGATAAAAGAATAGCTATTCTGAGTATTTTCAACCTGGTGCTTGTAGGTTTCCAGGCCTGGTTAGGCTCAATTGTAGTTTCAACTAATTTAATAGCCTGGATAGTTACTGTACATATGCTTTTGGCACTGGCCATTTTAGCAATTTGTATTTACACCTATCATGTGGCGAGAATCTCAGGAAAGAACACATCAGGCTCATCGCCTTTGGTTTACATTATAACGCTTGCTGCGTTATTTATAAGCATCCTGCAAATAGCCTTTGGTACAGAAGTGCGTGAGAAGATAGATGCGGTTGCTAATCATTTTCAGGGCGGTTACCGTAAAGATTGGATCACCAATGCCGGCGAGATATTTCAACATCACAGAGACCTGGCGGTTTTGGTGCTGGTGCTGAACGTAGCCTTATTTGTTTTGATCCGCAGAGGATTTAACAGGCATTCCATCCAGCAACAGCTGATGAGTTTTACATTTTTAATGATCACGTTACAGATAGTTACCGGGATCTTGTTATCATATCTCGCTTTACCGCCGGTTGCCCAGGCAGCACATATCGTATTGGCGAGTTTAATATTTGGAGCGCAATTTTATCTGCTTTTGAATTTATTTAAAGGTGTTAAGGGTAGGGAGGTAAGCAGGTGA